DNA from Deltaproteobacteria bacterium:
AGGTGCTGCGCTCGCGCTGGCTGTGGCTCTGCCTGCTGGTCTACGGCGGCCTGGCCGGGGCCTTCGTGCTCGTGGGCCTGCGCGAATCGAACGTGCTCGGCTTCACGGGGATCGGGCGGGTGCTCTTCTCGCTCAGCCACGCCCTCGTGCTCCTGCTTCCCCTGCTCGCACTGCTCGCGACGGTGCAGGTGGTGAACCGCGCCCGCGACGACGGCTCGCTCGAGCTCTTCCTCTCGCACCCGATCGGGCGGGGCGCCTTCCTGGCGGGGGTGACCGCGGTGCGCCTGGTGGCGCTCGTGCTGCCGCTGGTCCTGGTGATGGTCGCGCTCGGTGTCGCCGCGGGCCTGCGCGGGCAGCCGGTCTCGTGGGCGTTCCTCGGGCGCGCCATCGCCGTCTGCGCCGCGCTGCTCGTCGCCTACGTCGGCGTGGGCCTCGCGGTGTCGGTGGTGGTGCGCCACCCGGCCCGCGCGATGACGCTCGTGTTCCTGCTCTGGACGGCGAGCGTTGCGCTGCTCGACTTCGCGGGCATCTCGCTCCTGCTCCAGTGGCGCCTGCCGGCGCGCGCGGTCTTCGCGCTCGCCGCGGCGAACCCGGTGCAGGCAGCGCGGCTCGCGCTGCTCTCGGCCGCCGAACCGAGCCTCGCGACGCTCGGGCCGGTGGGCTTCTACCTGGCGAACCGGGTGGGCGCCGCGGCGCTCCTCGGATTGGGTCTCGCCTGGCCGCTCGCGGTGGGCGCGGGCGCCTGGTGGTTCGGCTGGGCGCGCTTCCGACGCGGCGACCTGGTCTAGTCGAGGAGGACGAACGATGGGTTCACGGATGGATCGCTTCTACGAGCTCCTGGGCAGCCCGCTGCTCTTCTGGACACGTTG
Protein-coding regions in this window:
- a CDS encoding ABC transporter permease subunit encodes the protein MRLSELAAVARLDLGEVLRSRWLWLCLLVYGGLAGAFVLVGLRESNVLGFTGIGRVLFSLSHALVLLLPLLALLATVQVVNRARDDGSLELFLSHPIGRGAFLAGVTAVRLVALVLPLVLVMVALGVAAGLRGQPVSWAFLGRAIAVCAALLVAYVGVGLAVSVVVRHPARAMTLVFLLWTASVALLDFAGISLLLQWRLPARAVFALAAANPVQAARLALLSAAEPSLATLGPVGFYLANRVGAAALLGLGLAWPLAVGAGAWWFGWARFRRGDLV